One genomic segment of Natrialbaceae archaeon AArc-T1-2 includes these proteins:
- a CDS encoding alkaline phosphatase family protein, giving the protein MNGSEDLELLVVGLDAGCQPVLERLFEAGDAPTLRRLFEIGASGPLESQIPPWTASAWPSLYTGKNPGKHGVYDFLSFDGYDWDVVNATHVRERAVWELLSDHGISSVVVNVPVTHPPREFDGALVPGMTAPERPDCHPEGILEDVVETCGDYRVYPQSGPEPDRSIEGYDRTIELRGKAFRYLLERFTPEFGFLQFQQTDSVFHERPGDWEAVSAVYRAVERELATTIETFDPENVLVVSDHGMGEVSGHEFRVNEFLRDRGYVATKSGGEGMPTWSRAWENDLLEGDDAGEHESTPLERAMELAATAGVTTQRVANALDRVGLKEPIGRRVPNDMIRAASEQVDFPHSRAYVRSKSELGVRINLQGREPQGVVPESAYDAVRAELVEQLSAVETPDGEPVFEDVAPRERYFEGPQLERAPDIVTVPAAFDNAVVAALSGERFADPVEPWNHKRTGIVAAAGSAIDEDASLAGATIFDVAPTICSLLDVPVDAAMDGETLPIADPAETRQYPAYDPDPVTATDDAVVEDRLSDLGYL; this is encoded by the coding sequence GATCGGGGCAAGCGGGCCGCTCGAGTCACAGATCCCGCCGTGGACGGCGAGTGCCTGGCCATCGCTGTACACGGGAAAGAACCCGGGCAAACACGGTGTCTACGACTTTCTCTCGTTCGACGGCTACGACTGGGACGTGGTAAACGCGACGCACGTCCGCGAACGAGCCGTCTGGGAACTGCTAAGCGACCACGGCATCTCGAGTGTCGTCGTCAACGTCCCCGTGACCCACCCGCCCAGGGAGTTCGACGGGGCGTTGGTCCCAGGAATGACCGCTCCCGAACGGCCGGACTGTCACCCCGAGGGGATCCTCGAGGACGTCGTCGAGACCTGTGGCGACTACCGGGTCTACCCCCAGAGCGGACCCGAACCCGACCGCTCGATCGAGGGCTACGACCGGACGATCGAACTCCGGGGGAAGGCGTTTCGGTACCTGCTCGAGCGGTTCACACCCGAGTTCGGTTTTCTCCAGTTCCAGCAGACCGACTCCGTCTTCCACGAGCGTCCGGGCGACTGGGAGGCGGTCTCGGCGGTCTACCGCGCGGTCGAGCGCGAACTCGCGACGACGATCGAGACGTTCGACCCCGAGAACGTCCTCGTCGTCAGCGATCACGGGATGGGCGAAGTCTCCGGCCACGAGTTCCGGGTCAACGAGTTCCTCCGCGATCGGGGCTACGTCGCGACCAAAAGCGGTGGGGAAGGGATGCCCACCTGGTCTCGAGCCTGGGAGAACGACCTGCTCGAGGGCGACGACGCCGGCGAACACGAGAGCACGCCCCTCGAGCGGGCGATGGAGCTCGCGGCGACGGCCGGAGTCACGACCCAGCGGGTCGCGAACGCGCTCGATCGCGTCGGGCTGAAAGAGCCGATCGGCCGCCGCGTACCAAACGATATGATCCGTGCAGCGAGCGAACAGGTCGACTTCCCACACTCGCGGGCGTACGTCCGCTCGAAGAGCGAACTCGGCGTCCGCATCAACCTCCAGGGGCGAGAACCACAGGGCGTGGTGCCCGAATCGGCGTACGACGCCGTTCGAGCCGAACTTGTCGAACAGCTCTCGGCGGTCGAGACGCCCGACGGCGAACCGGTGTTCGAGGACGTCGCCCCCCGCGAGCGGTACTTCGAGGGACCACAGCTCGAGCGGGCACCCGACATCGTCACCGTTCCGGCGGCGTTCGACAACGCGGTCGTCGCGGCGCTTTCCGGCGAGCGCTTCGCCGACCCCGTCGAGCCCTGGAACCACAAGCGGACGGGTATCGTCGCCGCCGCCGGGTCGGCCATTGACGAGGACGCCTCGCTGGCGGGAGCGACGATTTTCGACGTCGCGCCGACGATCTGTTCGCTACTCGACGTCCCCGTCGACGCCGCGATGGACGGCGAGACGCTTCCGATCGCCGACCCGGCCGAGACGCGCCAGTACCCGGCCTACGACCCTGACCCGGTCACCGCGACCGACGACGCCGTCGTCGAGGATCGGCTCTCGGACCTGGGGTATCTATGA